The Streptococcus mitis genomic sequence GAACCTAGATTATGAGGGTCAGTTAACCCATCCAGAATCAATAGAAGTGGATTTTCTTCTTGGCGTGTTTTGGCAAGGATTTGGTCCAGTTCGCTATAGGCAAATTCGGATACTCGTAGAACGAAACCTTGGTGGACAGCACCTTCAGTCATCTCAGAGAGGGATTTTTTTGAAGTCCAAGAAATGGATACTTTTTTTTCTGTAGCCAGTTCCTTGACTTTCTCAACATTCTTACCTCGGAGATCTTCTTGGAGGTAAAGTTTGTTCCCTGTGTTTGCAAGGAGGGCTTCGGTAACGGCGTGGACGCCATAGACAATATCATTTGTTTTCATGCCTCTATTATAACACAAAACCCCGTCTTGCAACGGGATTTTATTTATTCAAGAATCAGTAGACCATCTTTAACTTCAAATGGGTCTTTTTCATTGATACGATCGTAAAACATGATTCCGTTGATGTGGTCAATTTCATGCTGAACAACGATGGAGTTGTAGCCTTTGAGCTTGATACGGTGTTTTTCGCCGTCCTTGTCAAAGTAGTCAACAGTAACGCGAGCATGGCGAACAACATAGCCAGGCACATTGCGGTCAACAGAGAGGCAACCTTCTCCTTCGCCAAGAGCAGCGTCTTGAACAGAGTGAGAGACGATTTTTGGATTGTACATAATGGCTTGTAAGTCGTAGGCTTCCTGCGGAGTTTCACCTTCTTCAACAATGTTTGGTACCAAAACAGCGATAATACGTTTTGAGATATCTAATTGAGGAGCAGCAAGTCCAACACCACCTCGGAGCCCCATCTTTTCAGCCATGACAGGATCTTGGGAATGTTTGAGGAATTGCATCATCTTTTCACCGAGAATGATTTCCTGGTCAGACAAGGGGAAAGTGACTTCCTCAGCAACCGCGCGTAGAGTTGGATTTCCCTCGCGGATAA encodes the following:
- the def gene encoding peptide deformylase, with the translated sequence MSAIERITKAAHLIDMKDIIREGNPTLRAVAEEVTFPLSDQEIILGEKMMQFLKHSQDPVMAEKMGLRGGVGLAAPQLDISKRIIAVLVPNIVEEGETPQEAYDLQAIMYNPKIVSHSVQDAALGEGEGCLSVDRNVPGYVVRHARVTVDYFDKDGEKHRIKLKGYNSIVVQHEIDHINGIMFYDRINEKDPFEVKDGLLILE